In Chaetodon trifascialis isolate fChaTrf1 chromosome 6, fChaTrf1.hap1, whole genome shotgun sequence, one DNA window encodes the following:
- the hdr gene encoding hematopoietic death receptor isoform X2 — MTQSLQCMVLVVLIWLLKPMGSGLGAGPGRTRRDIRCRDNLEYPNGNICCLNCPAGTRMISPCTTAREKGTCEECDDGTYTEHGNSLKQCFKCTQCRSDQEIVRACTHTHDTECQCKLGVFCAPDQACEVCKKCLKCEKDEEIVRNCTSTSNTECKKIQPNSGSASAKASVIVPLILFAAVVIGGIVYVYVYVCRRRAADSQRNLPDGLKAGPHYRDNRPTEEGRSGEPQRLSCSSLILSRQLEDDQFPKLVPVNGEESLRGCFEYFEEVDIDYHKRFFRHLGVSDNVIKSKEHLLYEDKIHELLNIWVEKVGREASLNDLLKALLELNQRRTAETVKENAITSGHYVFEDK, encoded by the exons ATGACCCAGTCCCTACAATGTATG GTTCTTGTGGTATTGATCTGGCTTCTTAAGCCCATGGGGTCTGGCCTTGGTGCAGGTCCAGGCAGGACACGGCGAGACATCCGCTGCAGAGACAACCTAGAGTACCCGAATGGCAACATCTGCTGTTTAAACTGTCCAGCTG gtacACGGATGATATCGCCTTGCACCACAGCAAGAGAGAAGGGAACGTGTGAGGAATGTGACGATGGAACATACACCGAGCATGGCAACAGTCTGAAGCAGTGTTTCAAGTGCACACAGTGTCGCTCAG ATCAGGAAATTGTAAGGGCATGTACTCACACTCACGATACGGAATGTCAGTGCAAATTGGGAGTATTTTGTGCTCCTGACCAGGCGTGTGAGGTGTGCAAGAAGTGTTTAAA GTgtgaaaaagatgaagagatCGTGAGGAATTGCACCTCTACTTCCAACACAGAGTGCAAGAAAATTCAGCCCAACTCCGGCTCTGCCTCTG caaAAGCCTCTGTGATTGTGCCACTTAtactgtttgctgctgtggtCATTGGGGGAATTGTGTACGTGTACGTGTACGTGTGCAGACGCAGAGCAGCAG ATTCTCAGCGAAATCTACCAGATGGGCTGAAAGCTGGGCCG cacTACAGGGACAACCGTCCCACTGAGGAAGGAAGGAGTGGAGAACCCCAAAGGCTGAGCTGCTCAAGCCTGATCCTGTCCCGCCAACTG GAGGATGACCAATTTCCCAAGCTTGTTCCTGTGAATG gtgaggAGTCTCTGAGGGGATGTTTTGAGTATTTTGAAGAAGTCGACATCGACTACCACAAGAGATTCTTCCGTCACCTCGGTGTTAGCGACAATGTGATCAAAAGCAAAGAGCACCTTCTGTATGAAGACAAGATCCATGAATTGCTAAATATTTGGGTGGAGAAAGTGGGCAGAGAAGCCAGCTTAAATGACCTGCTGAAAGCATTGCTTGAGTTGAATCAAAGGCGAACAGCAGAGACTGTCAAAGAGAATGCCATTACTTCTGGTCATTACGTCTTTGAGGATAAGTGA
- the hdr gene encoding hematopoietic death receptor isoform X1, whose product MTQSLQCMVLVVLIWLLKPMGSGLGAGPGRTRRDIRCRDNLEYPNGNICCLNCPAGTRMISPCTTAREKGTCEECDDGTYTEHGNSLKQCFKCTQCRSDQEIVRACTHTHDTECQCKLGVFCAPDQACEVCKKCLKCEKDEEIVRNCTSTSNTECKKIQPNSGSASAKASVIVPLILFAAVVIGGIVYVYVYVCRRRAADSQRNLPDGLKAGPHYRDNRPTEEGRSGEPQRLSCSSLILSRQLVRAKSSARMEDERKVLCESLNSSASNSQHSLTGMPSYAFPAPLPQASPAVPREPNRREDDQFPKLVPVNGEESLRGCFEYFEEVDIDYHKRFFRHLGVSDNVIKSKEHLLYEDKIHELLNIWVEKVGREASLNDLLKALLELNQRRTAETVKENAITSGHYVFEDK is encoded by the exons ATGACCCAGTCCCTACAATGTATG GTTCTTGTGGTATTGATCTGGCTTCTTAAGCCCATGGGGTCTGGCCTTGGTGCAGGTCCAGGCAGGACACGGCGAGACATCCGCTGCAGAGACAACCTAGAGTACCCGAATGGCAACATCTGCTGTTTAAACTGTCCAGCTG gtacACGGATGATATCGCCTTGCACCACAGCAAGAGAGAAGGGAACGTGTGAGGAATGTGACGATGGAACATACACCGAGCATGGCAACAGTCTGAAGCAGTGTTTCAAGTGCACACAGTGTCGCTCAG ATCAGGAAATTGTAAGGGCATGTACTCACACTCACGATACGGAATGTCAGTGCAAATTGGGAGTATTTTGTGCTCCTGACCAGGCGTGTGAGGTGTGCAAGAAGTGTTTAAA GTgtgaaaaagatgaagagatCGTGAGGAATTGCACCTCTACTTCCAACACAGAGTGCAAGAAAATTCAGCCCAACTCCGGCTCTGCCTCTG caaAAGCCTCTGTGATTGTGCCACTTAtactgtttgctgctgtggtCATTGGGGGAATTGTGTACGTGTACGTGTACGTGTGCAGACGCAGAGCAGCAG ATTCTCAGCGAAATCTACCAGATGGGCTGAAAGCTGGGCCG cacTACAGGGACAACCGTCCCACTGAGGAAGGAAGGAGTGGAGAACCCCAAAGGCTGAGCTGCTCAAGCCTGATCCTGTCCCGCCAACTGGTGAGAGCCAAATCCTCCGCTCGAATGGAGGATGAGCGTAAAGTGCTGTGCGAAAGCCTCAACAGCTCAGCCAGTAACTCCCAGCACAGTCTAACTGGCATGCCCTCCTATGCCTTCCCCGCACCCCTCCCCCAAGCCAGCCCTGCGGTCCCCAGAGAGCCCAACAGGAGG GAGGATGACCAATTTCCCAAGCTTGTTCCTGTGAATG gtgaggAGTCTCTGAGGGGATGTTTTGAGTATTTTGAAGAAGTCGACATCGACTACCACAAGAGATTCTTCCGTCACCTCGGTGTTAGCGACAATGTGATCAAAAGCAAAGAGCACCTTCTGTATGAAGACAAGATCCATGAATTGCTAAATATTTGGGTGGAGAAAGTGGGCAGAGAAGCCAGCTTAAATGACCTGCTGAAAGCATTGCTTGAGTTGAATCAAAGGCGAACAGCAGAGACTGTCAAAGAGAATGCCATTACTTCTGGTCATTACGTCTTTGAGGATAAGTGA